GATATAGGCCGGATAAAAATTAAGCCGATGACCGTTAAAATTAAGCTGATAATAACAGCCACGTAAATCAGCATAGTAAAGTACTGGTTTGCCAGATGTTTTTTACCTTCTCCTAAGGTTTTGGCCACAATGGCGCTTCCGCCTGTGCCGATCATAAAGCCTACAGTTCCCATTCCCATTAAAAGAGGCATAGTAAGATTTACAGCTGCAAAGGGAGTCGTCCCCGCGTAGTTGGACACAAAAAATCCGTCCACAATGCTGTATAAGGAAGTACATATCATCATAATTACAGAGGGCAGTACAAATCGTAAAAGACGTCTGTAAGTAAAATGGTCTGATAATTGAATTCTCATAAAATAACTCCTTAATTAATAATTTGCTGCAGGCCGATTACAGGGCATTATAGTCTGTAACCGTACTGATTGTCAACTTATTTCTGCTAGTAAAAAAATATTATAAGTTATATGGAAATCCTTGACAGAAGAAACTGTATCTGATAAAGTTACAGTTATGAAATTAGTTTGAAAACCATTGGAAAAAGGAGATGAATATATGGGATTTTCATTAGATATCAGCGTGCCGGCTATTACAGTATTTTTTCAGGGATTAATCAGCTTTTTTTCTCCCTGTGTGCTTCCTTTGATTCCGCTGTATATTGGATATTTGTCAGGGGGAACAGGCACAAAGGGGGAGGACGGAAGAATTTATTATAAACGCAGCAAGGTGATGCTTCACACAATCTGCTTTGTGGCAGGCGTCAGCTTTGCATTTTTCCTTTTAGGTCTGGGATTTTCAGCTATGGGCAGCTTTTTCAAGGATAATCAGCTGATGTTTGCCAGAATCGGCGGTATTTTAGTAATTATGTTTGGGCTTTATCAGCTAGGTCTTTTTGGAACCAGCTCTGTGCTGGGAAAGGAAAGAAGACTGCCCTTTCATTTAGACGTGCTGGCTATGTCGCCTGTTACGGCGCTGATTATGGGCTTTACCTTTAGCTTTGCCTGGACTCCATGTGTAGGGCCGGCTCTTGCCAGCGTGCTGTTAATGGCCGCTTCTGCAGCTACAAAAACCACAGGTTTTATGCTGATTGGCGTATATACGGCCGGCTTTGTGCTTCCGTTTTTGGCAGTAGGCTTATTTACTACATCCTTGCTGGAATTTTTCAAAAGCCATATGAACGTAGTAAAGTATACAGTTAAAATCGGCGGTATTCTCATGGTATTTATGGGAGTTTTAATGTTTACCGGCAAGATGAACGCAGTGACAGGATATTTGTCCAGGATTTCCCCTCAGTCTGTAGAATCAGAGCAGCCTGGAGAAAGCACAGAAGCAGAGACAAAGGAATCTGAATCTGCTGTAAAAGAAACTAAGGAAGCAGAGGCGGAAACAGCAGAGACAGAAGAGACTGAGATAGAAGAGACTGAGGCAGAGGAGCTTGTACTGCCTCCTGCAATAGACTTTACACTAAAAGATCAGTTTGGCAATATCCATACATTGTCTGATTATAAAGGAAAAACTGTTTTCTTAAATTTCTGGGCTACATGGTGCCCTCCGTGCAGAAGAGAGATGCCGGATATTCAGAATATTTATGAAACATATGATACAGAGGGGGAGGACGGCTTAATTGTTTTAGGAATCGCCGCGCCTAATATGGGAAGTGAAGGCTCAGAGGAAGAGATTACACAGTTCCTTGAGGAAAACGGATATACTTATCCTGTTGTGATGGATACTACAGGAGAAATATTTTCCGCTTATGGCATCACATCATTCCCCACCACATTTATGATAGACAGAGACGGAAATGTATTTGGATATGCCAGCGGTCAGCTGAGCCAGTCTATGATGGAAAGTATTATTCAACAGACTATGGACGGAAAAAGACAGTAAAACCAGGTTGAAAAACAGGAGATGGAAGATAAATGACAAGTGAATTTACAGTTGCAGTTCACGGGCTGGTTTTTCTGGCTCACAAAAAAACAGTATTTTCCAGTCAAGCCTTGGCAAAAAATGTATGTACAAATCCAGCCAGGATTCGTAAAGTCATGTCTAAACTGAAAAATGCACATTTAGTGGAGACAAAGGAAGGGGCTGAGGGAGGATACTGGTTTTCAGGGGATACAAGGAAAATTACTCTTAAAATGGTGGCGGACAGCCTGCAGGTATCCTTTGTTAATTCGTCCTGGAAAAGCGGGGGAGATTGTGAGGACTGTTTGATTGCTTCTGGAATGGCAGATGTGATGACAGACCTGTACAGCCAGCTGGACCAGGGCTGCAGAGATCAGCTGGACAAAATTACTATCGCCCAAATTGAAGAAAGGATTTTTAAAAAGGTTTAGGACAGGCATATGAAAAAAGTAAATTATAAGTCTTTGCCGGAAAAAACTGCAGATGTGCTTTCTGATATGCTTTACAGGGAGAATTACAGGGTAGGGATGAAGCTGCCTAATGAGCTGGAATTAGCGGAGCGTTTGGAGGTCAGCAGAAATACTGTCAGAAAGGCAGTTCATATTTTAGAAGAAAGACAGCTGTTAGAGGTGAGAAGGGGCTCCGGAACCTTTGTATCCGCCAGGCTGGGAATGAGCGACGATCCCTTAGGATTTTCCGCTGTCTGCGATAAGAACAAACTTGTACGCGATCTTTTAGATATTCGTCTGATGATTGAGCCCAGAATCGCTTCTCTGGCTGCAGAATACGCTTCAGGCAGTGAAATTGAACATCTGCGGAGCATTTGCCGTGAAATGGAAATTTTAATGGACAAAGGGGATAAGTATTACGAAAAAGATATGGAATTTCATATTTTCATTGCAGGATGCAGCAAAAATCTGGTGGTGCACAATCTGCTGCCTTATATTCACCAGGCCATTATTCTGCAGGAAAATGTGGACAGCCGGAGAATGGGGAAAAAAACTATGGACGCGCACTGGAGAATATTTAAGGCTATTGAGGGGCGCCACTGCAGCGAGGCGGAGGAAGCTATGAGAGCCCATTTAATTCAAAACAGAGAGAGAATATTAAGAGTTCAGGAAGAAACAGAGAAAAAGAACAAATTTGTATAAAATTATAAAAAACTCAGGGAAGCAGTTCCTTTTGTGCACATCATATTGAAGAGAAGAAAATGCCATGGTAAAAAATAACTATGGCGGAAGGTTCCGCAAGGGGCACACTTTTTTAACTTACACAAAAAAGGAGAGAATTTTAGATGAAACAATATGATGTGGCAGTAATAGGAGCAGGCGTGGTAGGATGTGCAGTGGCCAGGGAGCTGAGCAGATATTGTCTGAAAACTGCAGTTTTAGAAAAAGAACTGGATGTGGCCTGCGGCAACTCCAGCAGAAATACAGGAATGCTTCACGCAGGATTTACTTATAAGCCGGGGACCTTAAAGGCTGAGTGCGCAGTGGAGGGAAACCAGGAATTTGATCAGGTGGCAGAGGAATTAAATATTCCTTTTAAAAGAACAGGAAAACTGGTAGTTGGATTTGACGACCACGACAGAGAAAATATTTTAAAATTTAAAGGCATTGGAGAAACAAATGGGGTAAAAGGCCTGAAAATGATTGACAAAGAAGAGATGAACCGCATCGACCCCAGCGCAGGCGGGGAATTTGCTATGTACGTGCCTTCCTCAGGTATTTTAGATCCTATGCAGTATACCATTGCCCTGGCGGAAAATGCCTGTGAAAACGGGGTGGAGTTTTTATTTAGCCATAAAGTAGAAAATATTGTAAGAAAAGACCAGGCTTATGTAATTGAAACAGAAAAAGAAGAGGTACAGGCTAAGTGGGTGATTAACTGCGCAGGCATGTTTGCCCCGGA
The window above is part of the Lachnoclostridium edouardi genome. Proteins encoded here:
- a CDS encoding FadR/GntR family transcriptional regulator, translated to MKKVNYKSLPEKTADVLSDMLYRENYRVGMKLPNELELAERLEVSRNTVRKAVHILEERQLLEVRRGSGTFVSARLGMSDDPLGFSAVCDKNKLVRDLLDIRLMIEPRIASLAAEYASGSEIEHLRSICREMEILMDKGDKYYEKDMEFHIFIAGCSKNLVVHNLLPYIHQAIILQENVDSRRMGKKTMDAHWRIFKAIEGRHCSEAEEAMRAHLIQNRERILRVQEETEKKNKFV
- a CDS encoding redoxin domain-containing protein translates to MGFSLDISVPAITVFFQGLISFFSPCVLPLIPLYIGYLSGGTGTKGEDGRIYYKRSKVMLHTICFVAGVSFAFFLLGLGFSAMGSFFKDNQLMFARIGGILVIMFGLYQLGLFGTSSVLGKERRLPFHLDVLAMSPVTALIMGFTFSFAWTPCVGPALASVLLMAASAATKTTGFMLIGVYTAGFVLPFLAVGLFTTSLLEFFKSHMNVVKYTVKIGGILMVFMGVLMFTGKMNAVTGYLSRISPQSVESEQPGESTEAETKESESAVKETKEAEAETAETEETEIEETEAEELVLPPAIDFTLKDQFGNIHTLSDYKGKTVFLNFWATWCPPCRREMPDIQNIYETYDTEGEDGLIVLGIAAPNMGSEGSEEEITQFLEENGYTYPVVMDTTGEIFSAYGITSFPTTFMIDRDGNVFGYASGQLSQSMMESIIQQTMDGKRQ
- a CDS encoding RrF2 family transcriptional regulator, with product MTSEFTVAVHGLVFLAHKKTVFSSQALAKNVCTNPARIRKVMSKLKNAHLVETKEGAEGGYWFSGDTRKITLKMVADSLQVSFVNSSWKSGGDCEDCLIASGMADVMTDLYSQLDQGCRDQLDKITIAQIEERIFKKV